TGGGCATTAAGTTATTAACCAGAAACAAAGCGACGCCAATACCAGTGCTTCTCCCAAACAGAATTCATGGAGTCGAGGGGAATGCCTTTGGTTTCGGGCAAGAAGAGGGCAACGAAAATGGTCATGGACGCGATCCAAGCAGCGTAGAACAAGAAGGTGCCATATTTGAAGTGGCAAAGCATGGTCAAGAAGGTTTGGGAAAGCACGAAGGTGGTGGCGAAGTTGACAGCAACGCTGATGCTTTGGCCCGTGGATCGGATTTTAATGGGGAATATTTCACTTGGAATGAGCCAACTGAGAGGACCCCAAGACCAACCAAACCCAGCTGCGTAGATGCACATTAGAACCAGTACCAGTATGGCGTAGCCTTTGCTGATTTCCTTTGTGCCTGAAACCCCTGTTGTAACTGCTAGCAGAACTGCCACCCCTACCTTCACAAATTTCCCAACCAACATTGATATAGAAATTGCTTCAATGGACATCGATAAAGAAAATTCATGAGTGGTTGGGTGCTTTTAGTTTTCCTTTAAAGCATTCGCTTTGGAACTAAACCAGAAATTTGAGGGAgatataactttaaaaatttgagtggtcaaaattaaaaaagtttaaattgaattattaatttttttgaaaggaCCAAAAGTGAATTGGAAAGGGCTTCAAAGAAAATTTTCCCATTTACCCTGGGGGCCAAGGCCCTTGCTCCCCTTGGTGCGCCCCTGGCAGTGAGTATACGATCTCCTGGTTGGAAAATAACAAGAGCAAAAGCATACCTGACAGACAAACATTTGAATTCCACCTTCCAAGAACAAAAACCTGCGGCCAAACCGATCAACTACACCGGTGGACACAAGGATTGATGCAAGATTAACTAACCCCAATATGATAGCCGCTATCAATGCTGAATCATTTCCAAAGCCAACTGATTGGAATAGAACTGGTGCATAGAATGCAATGATGTTAATCCCCGTAAGCTGTTGAAAAAATGGTATTGCAATTGACATAACCAGATGAGGCCGATATTGCCTCTGAAATATGGTAACAAAGGGCTCTCTCTTTGCTTCATTGGCTACATCACTGGCCTTTTTTAACTCAGCCAGCTCTGCTTCCACATCACAATCTTTCCCTCGGACTTTTCGAAGAGAATGTCGGGCTTGCTCCACTTTGCCTCGTTCTATTAGGCTGCTGGGAGTGTCTGAAATCAAGAGGGCGCCTATAGTCATGATGGCAGCGGGCACAACGGCCAGGCCAAGAGAGAGGCGCCACCCCCAACTTCGTTTAGCAGTACCGTAATTTATGCAGTTGGCCGCCACCACGCCAATGCCTATGAAGAATTGGAAGCCTGTGTTGAAAGCTCCACGCCATCTTGGTGGTGCCACTTCCGAGAGGTATACAGGAGTTGCCTTAATTCAAAGTTTACAACAAAATTTCAAGGTTATAATAACTAGGAGATCCCTCCTAAGACCAAATTAATGTTCaaacttcaaaattaaattatagagaCTAAACTGTCAACTTTTATAGTAATGGGATTATTTGCTCATAAACTTATAGCACAGGGATATACCGAATtgtttaaccaaaatttaatgttaattttgCTAAAAGCTGAATAAACTTTGTTAGTGCATTTACTATGACACGTGCTCAGAGTTGACTTTCACATGATACTTAAACCAGAAATTACCtctagattttaatttttatgatttttttaatttttttttttggaaattttgtgatCAAGTTGATATCCAGCTGGCATGTCTAAATTAGGATCCTCAAATCTTAAAAATATTCGTTTGTTAACCATGGAGAGAAACACTGAAGAAGTAGATCATATCTACAATGTAAATAATGTTGATGTGTTCTTAAAAATAGCTAATCGGATAAATATATTAACTACAATATTAAGGGAAATATTTTAAagaattattgtattttttacgAATATGATTAAGTGACAAAATTTGAATGAGGTTGGCCAATACAACTATTCCCTAATGTAAACCAGAAAAAAATACAACTATTTCCTACAAGGCTACAATCCTTTCCAAAAAAGAAATAGGACCAAGCTAGTTACCTGATTGGTAAAACCAACCCCAAATCCAAGCAAGATACGGCCGAAGATAAGCATGGCAACGTTAGCAGCGCCGCCATTGATGGCAGCACCAGCAAGGAAGGTGAGACCACCTAAGACCATTGTGTTTCGTCGACCAATTGCCGCAGTGAGGCGGCTGGCAACCAGTGAGGCAGCTAAACCAGCAATGTACAGTGAAGAAGTAAAGGATGTTAAAACTTGGCTATCATACACGCAATAGATGTTGGTTTTAGCCTCTGCTGCTTTTCTTAAAACTGATGGGAAAAATTTCTGGAGAAATGGTTGCATAGTTGTCACACCCCCTGCAATTATTTAGCCAACAACATCAAGGAAGTTTCACTTTCAGTTTCAGCTGATTCAACTTTCAAGGTTTTTGGTACAAATTTACCCATTCTAAATTCCATTTGAGATCATTAGAGTAAATTTAACATAGTTTGAACTAaaccccttttttcttttctgtaaTTCGAGTGTGTCGACTTTAGACACTTGAAGAACAACTTCGAATTCATTATCTGTTTTCAATTCATTTTTTCGGTTTAGCTGCTTTGAGTCTTAACGGAGAATgaaattaagtataaaaatacTACTCCATTTATGCTCTCATAGCATTAAATTTGTTCCATTTCTGTAATGAAACGTCTCTCAAGCTAATTGACAAACTAAAAAACATGTGAAAGAATCTCATGGATGCAGCGAAAAACAGAATTAATTACATGTACTCCTCTGTTTTACTATCATGGAAGATGAAAATTTAATTCGAAGACGAAAAcagtgtaaattttttttttcattcttcttcttcctaCCTTAGTCTGTACCTGAAATTATTACCAAAGCtggataaaaaaaacaattaccTGAAATTCCAATGTCATAACCAAATATGAGGCCGCTTGAAGCAGCAACAATGCAGGTGATCACCACCGAAGCTGTGATCTTGCCATTAAAGCTGCTGACAGGTCCATCGACGCCGCCAAAACCTCCGACAGCCATTTCTGGTGCTATTTGTCAGTGTCCGAGGAGGATCAGTTTTGCTCTCCTGACCACCTTGTCGTGACAAAGACAAAGAGATCACTCTACTTTATATACTGAAAATTAGTGGGTGTTGCTGAAGTTGTAAGAGCTATGAATTTATTTTGCTTCCAGATTGACTTTGTCCTAATTTTGTTTTGGATCTGATATACCTACCTTTCAATCTGTCAACGAACCTTAACATTTTTAGTCAGAGAACCTTGgcatttaatattttaagaaaattgtGTTTGGGGCCTccaaagaataataataataataataataataataataataatgccaATCAATACAAAATGGATAACCGTCACATTTTCATATAATAAACggaaattcattaatttattatcaGGGTTACAAAAATCATTCCGAGCAACTCTTCATTATGATCAAAATATTAAATCATCTGTGAATAATTTATACAATTATATcattattgaattattaaaacattattttatacataaaataatttaaaattaataaagttgACATGGGTGTAACCTTATGATTTTGATTAAGGGAAAGAATCCTTATCAAGAATGGTAAAGAGGACCAATGCTTTTCTTcatgattttgaatttaattatactttttttttatatttatttgagcTTAGTTTAGTATTggttctcaaaaatattttttggattaAAAGGTACTTTTGAGCAAAagctaaaatattttatttttgcttttagttaaaaaagtatttttgcaaagtatttttttattttaaaaacatttttaaaaagcTCAAAAGCATATTCAAAAGTATTTTGTCCCAAAAATACTTCttagaaataatatttaatttatcctCAATGCAAAGCTTATTTTTAGTGCTTgtctaaacatataattaaattattatttaccttaaaattAAATTACGTTCCccgatttattttaaaaaaaacttgcgATTTAATGCCTCAACTTTGAATTTTTGTAACCTAAGAACTTGCAATTTTAATGTATCCTAAAAGCATTATAAAAGTTTCTCCtctgttatttttatatttcgaACAATAACTTGTTTGATTGCTTTAGCTAGAGCAACTAGGCTGGGACTCGTTCGTACACCCAACAACGATAGCGCGGGGTGTCAGGTACTGCGGGGCAAGTCACAATGTCAAAGGGACTTCTGATTTGTTAGTGTGCTATAGGTTGTAAAAGGACCGAGGCAGAGCCACGTCAAGCAGAAGACAAATCTCCAACAACCATGCAAAGAGCATGAAATGAATCAGCAATTGTTGGCTTAGCCCACGTGAAATACCAATATCTTCCCTTCTCCGATTAAGCAACattattaattcaagaaaaaaacaaataagcaacatgaattcgtaagtggaatgaatataaatatatcaatCTTCTCCTACTTCTCTTGAGACGAATGGGAAGTGGCACATGGGATTATGCTCATAGGTCATAGGTCAAAGGGCATGCAAAATAATTGAATTTAGCAGTTAATACAAAATCCAAAATTTGTCCAACCATTAAACCATACAGACAATCTtactgtatttatttatttaaccattaaaatatGCTGgtggaattttaaaaatttcattttacttcTGTTTGGCGCATTATGCCAGCTGGAAAACGTGATGAGATACAGTGATGTTAGTGGTTGACTAGAGAGAAAATACAAGGAAGATGGAAACAAAAAAGGAGGAGGAAATAAAGTTTAGAAAAGAGAGAATACTGGAGAAATTTTAGTTCCCCTACGGCCAGCGTCCCATGAGCCCCGGCTTATAGCTAAAGTAGAGTACCGGGGCATCCAATAAAAGAATAAATGAAAGGGAAATTATATTGTTTAGTATCTAAACTTgctttttatttctaaattggtACTTAAgttattttttgtccaaattagtaATCCAATTTCTTTTCTGCCacatatttaaattcatttttaacataatttaattaagatgacatggaaattaatacataataaaaaatgtatttatttttaaatattttttcatttatttttatatataatattttttaattcatcaaaatccccccaaaaaaattatatataataatattttttaattacaaaattatatttCTCATGCTTGATATTGTGCCAAATCGACATATTTATATGCTACTAATTTTGGTGTTTATCActcttttttctatttatttatgaaaatgtaGTGTAAGTCTAAGATGTTGAGAACAAGTGAAAAATATGGAATCacaagagaaaaataaattaaccTACAACACTTTTtttaggattattttattttaatattatttgtaaaatattttattaggagTTTAGCTAAGATTAAGTTTTATAGTTTCATCTTTTATTGAGTTAgaaatattcaattttatcttgAAGAAGTTGATTAGCAGTAAAGATGAAAAAGAGAAGCTAGGGAGGTCTTTTGATTTTTAGGAAtagaatagaattttttttttttccaatttgctTTGTGTCATTACTCTGTTCAATTGTTTCCACCATTCTGTTTCAATTCTCTTCcttaattaaacttatttattttaatttcctttctttaattaattatcatgGGTCCAGGGGTTGAAGTTATGAGCTTCAAAACCGCacttcaattttttgactttgatATTCGCATTTTTCCGTTTTAGAGATACATAGAATTGTGTTcgtagtattttttatttttattttttgacattGTTTCAAGAAGGGTTCTATTTGTACGATGGTGAGAATAATACACAATtggtaaaaaataatttcattcgtAGTTGTCAATTTATTTTATAGAATAACAAGTTAGTGTAGTTGGGTATATCATAAATGATTTGTGCAATTGAGATAATTAATTAGAGTCAAGTTGTTTTTGTTTATAagattattgaaaatttaaattgtcaaagtacTTGATAATAGTTAATCATTAGActgtttttataattaatttgtgaTCAAAGAATGATTAGTTGTTTGAGATTGGGCCTTAATCACTATAACTGATTCATCAACAAACGaaaaaacattcataatctataaTCAATTTTAAAACTGAAGCTGTCGCACTCGAAGTTATCTAGAATTAAGACCTCAAATGAGTAGTATTTACAATTAGACGcaattgttttttaattattttatgaggattttttttattatttaaatctttAGTATGTaaacaaataacaaaatatttattataggGAGAAACTAGAATACGATTACAATTCTCTTTGACGTCAAATGTAATCTAAACAACTTGTAACTTTAGTTCAAAATGTCAGACGATTGATTTTCTAcgctctattcaatttaatcagtATATTTAATTGCtatatagatattaaaaaatatatgttatttatattttaaaattataagatCAGTCTTAAGTTTAAATAAACGTATGTTAGATATTGATGCATAGCTCATTTTGGCTCACACCTATGTTCAACTTGACttgtatatttaatattaaaaggCGTTGATATTTTTGTCTAActatttaaagttttatatttaCAAAACAGAGATTTTGATAACTAATTtactaaactatttaaaatatttattatgcatatagatttgttagagttgtgtgatccaaatttctattaaagaaataaaatatagtaaCAAAATAGAAGGATTTATAGGGGCAAAGGCTGAGGGTGCCAGGAGGCAAATTCCTAAATTGAGGTTGCACCACCAGCCCCATGATATGGTAAGCTGCATAAATGGAATCCGTTTAGAAGTACacttctatttgatattgattgtaCAAGTTGAATTTGTATATAACTTCTCTccttctatttgacattgattaaaataaaatttttcaacttataaatagAAGTAGTCAAaacttcttttatattaatttgaatttcAACATTAGTGCATTTTTTTCTCCTCTACCCATGATTtatttctcgaaagggtttccatgtattgtgtgttcttttttttctttcattctttctttttactttgcAATCTTTCTATATTGCTATTATCGAcgttcaatttttataattttgaaattaaaatctttaaagaaatattttttatgaatatgtgtatttttcccttttttcataaaataatctTAATTGCTTAATTTTTTCAAACTAAATCTTTACATTGTCAACGATGATGTTGATCTTTGGGCTGGTCATGGTTTTTTCATTTTCCTATAATTTTATcttgtttttaatttagtccacgttattatggttttatagttTTTGGTTTATCAGTTCTGTTTTCTTTGAAAGTAGAtgtggttttatttttttatttttagtcatGTTTTGACATATATGATTCAAGCCTGTTCTTGACATTTTTTGGGTTCTAGACGAAACAATAAATTGGatcccttttaaaaaaattataaaatgtaatacaataaaagttgaaaattttttggCGGCCTAgaagataaaatatttatggtgaaaaattgaaaaccctagacatttaattaatttattttagtctaAATTTTTTTCTACATTAATTTATGATACGGTGAGTCTTTTGGGGCTTTtggcaaatttttttattgatctgTATTTATCGTCATATTGATTTGATGATGGTGAGGTTAGGATTTAAAGTTCAACAATTTGATCAAACTTATGCATCTCTAGTTTGCTTTTGAATTATTTCAGTGTTGCAGTTAttatcaatttataatttttttgagattATTTTGCAAACATGACATTTATGCATAATTTGTAATGATTTATTTACCATTTATACTATGTGCCATgtctttgtattattattatttaaagttactattcataataatatttttaaaaataaaatattttattcaaattaaacccagttttgaaaataattaacCTCAATTTAAGTTTTCTTTCTACCAAATCTCTTCTATCAATAATTCAGTCCGATGGCTAAATTTGTTCATATGTTAATCATATTTCAatgttttttttcaagttttaataaaattaattcggATTAATTAATGgttcaatttattattaaaaacatacatactaaaaaatatttcattttaatatttataattttatttttactattatcaaTTTTcgaatttatgaaatttttgttCAAATGGCCTGCCCTTAAACAAGTACAAAACCATAGTGGCTTTTTAGATAAGGCCTTCGAAAGAAACTAAGGGCAAAGGCCCACAGAAGATAATATAACGTTACTGTTTGGCAAGAGAGTGGTAATGATTAAGACATGGGATCTGACTTCAGGGAATCGGTGGATCCTTTTTTAACTTCTAAAATTTGTCCAAGTCTACAATGATAGACCCAAAAAGTGGAGGAGACTTTTCCAAGTCtttctcttattatttttatatttaaagtgGATGGGTACTCAAATtcaacttttctaaaaaaaaaacaaaaaccaatCATGGAAAAATTCCACGCAAATGCTGAAGTTTGTAAATCTTAAGGTATATCCAAATTGCAGATGAACATACTTACAGACATCAATACTGAAAAAATATTTTGATGATGAAGAGAGTAGCCTGGCTTGCTTCCTTGCTTCTCCTGGTTGTTACGTTGCATGCTTGTTTATCTCATGCTCACTCTAATTCTACTGCAGAATCACTTGCACTCCTCGATTGGAAAGCCAACCTTCAATCCCTCACAAACCGCTCTGTTTTGCCTTCCTGGACTATCTCGCCTCGAAATGCAGAAGCAAGTCCATGCAGTTGGTTTGGGGTCCATTGCAAAGGCGACAGCGTTTACAGAATCAATCTTACGACCTATGGCATAAAAGGTACATTGCATGGATTTCCATTCTCATCTTTGCCTAATCTTGAAGAATTGGACCTTAGCATGAATGGACTTTTCGGCACGATCCCACCTCAAATCAATCAGCTCTCTAATCTCACTTACCTTGATTTGTCATATAATCAGTTGTCTGGTAAAATCCCACCTCAAATTGGTCAGCTTATTCATCTCAGGACCCTTCACCTTGTTCAGAACCTATTGAATAGCTCCATTCCTGAGGAAATAGGTCAGCTAAAGTCCCTCGAAGAGCTTGCCTTGCAGAACAACTATTTAAATGGTTCCATCCCTTCTTCTTTGGTTAACTTGGCCAACCTGGCCTACTTGTATATGTTAAATAATTCCCTTTCTGGTAACATCCCTTCAGAAATAGGAAGTCTCAGCAGCTTGCAGGAACTTTACATTGACAACAATCAACTCACAGGTTCCATCCCTCCCACTTTTGGAAGCCTAAAACACTTGAGATTGCTCTACTTGTCCACTAACAGTCTTTCAGGATCCATCCCTTCTGAATTTGGGCATATGGAATCCCTGAATGAATTAGCACTTTTTAAAAACAATCTATCAGGTTTCATCCCACGCTCACTCGGAAACTTGACTGATCTGACCATTCTCCAACTGTATGAAAATAAGCTTTTTGGCCCCATTCCTGAAGAGTTAGGGAACTTGAAATTATTGGTTTTCCTAGAGGTGAGTCAAAACCAACTCAATGGTTCTATTCCATCTTCATTTGCTAATTTGAGCAACTTGGAAACTTTGTTCCTCCGAGACAACCAACTTTCCGGTCCCATACCTCAAGAAATAGGAAACTTCATGAAAATGTGGATGTTGGAACTCGATGGAAACCAGTTCACTGGGCAGCTGCCACAAAACATTTGCAGAGGTGGAACACTGGAATATTTCATAGCCAATGACAATCATTTTAGAGGACCAATACCCAAAGACTTGAAAAACTGCAGCAGCCTAAAAAGAGTGCGCCTGGAAAGAAATAGACTGACTGTAAACATATCAGAAGATTTCGGAGTCTATCCAAGCTTGGAATTTATAAGCCTTAGTGACAATGACTTTTATGGTGAAATTTCACCTCAGTGGGCGTTGTGCAATAATTTGAGCAGCCTACAGATTGCCCGGAACAACATCACTGGCAGAATACCACCTGAGCTTGGAAACTCAGCTCAGCTTCGGGCTCTTGATCTTTCTTCAAATCATTTAGTAGGGGAGATTCCAAAGGAACTGACAAAATTGACATCTTTAACAAGGCTTATTTTGTCAGGGAATCAACTCTCTGGTGGTATACCAATGGAAGTTGGATCTTTTTCCCAACTAGAGTATCTTGATTTATCGGCAAACAGATTGAGTCAGTCCATCCCCGAGACTATAGGGGATATGTTGAAATTGTACTACTTGAATTTGAGTAGTAACAATTTCAGCCTAGGAATTCCACCTCAGATAGGCAAGTTAGTTCAAGTGAATGAATTAGATCTGAGTCATAACGTGCTTTCTGGGGAGATTCCAACACAAATTCAATCTTTGCAGAGCTTGTCAACGTTGAACCTCTCTTACAATAACCTCTCCGGTAGCATCACCATTTTCAATGAACTCCGAGGCTTGGTCCATGTTAACATTGAGCATAATGAGTTGCAGGGTCCAATTCCTGATATTCCGGCATTTCAAAATGctccaatacaagcattagaagGAAACAAGGGTTTGTGTGGCAATGTTAGTGGGTTGAAACCTTGCAAGCTTTCTAAAAACGGCCACCACAAGTTACTCTACGCAATCATGTTTCCTCTGTTAGGAGCTGCTATCCTTTTAATTGTTATTCTGGCTTTGTATTTCAGCTTCAAAAGCCGGGGAAAACATGCAGATGAAGAAAGTGAAAGCAGCTTGATCAGTGCAAGCCTCTTTGCAATATCGTCCTTTGATGGAAAATTGTTGTACTCTGAGATCATAAGTGCAACAAACAACTTCGATTCTAGTTGTTGCATTGGAAAGGGAGGATACGGAAATGTATACAGGGTAGAGCTATCATCCGGTGATATTGTAGCTGTGAAGAAAGTCCATCCACTGCGTGCTGATGAAGTTAGAGCTGCAAAAGAATTCCAAAATGAAGTAATGGCGTGCATAGAGATACGGCATCGAAATATCGTTAAGTTCTATGGGTTTTGTTGGTCTGCCGAACAATCATTCTTGGTTTACAAATACCTTGAAAAGGGTAGTTTGGCTACAAATCTAAGCAATGAAGAAGCAGGAAAAGAATTGGATTGGGAAAAAAGGGTGAATATTATAAAAGGTGTTGCTCATGCCTTGTCTTACTTGCACAATGATTGCTCGCCACCGATTGTTCATCGAGACTTGTCAAGCAACAATGTTTTGCTTGATGCGGAATTTGAAGCTCATGTTTCGGATTTTGGCACGGCTAAACTTCTCAATCCAGACTCATCTAATTGGACCAATCTTGCTGGAACATATGGATATGTCGCACCAGGTAATTTAGTTCATAGAAATCTTTTGTTGCATAAAAGGTGGATCATCATTCTGCAATCGACTATttctttttaacaatttttccttttcaGAACTTGCCTACACAATGAAGGTTAGTGAGAAATGTGACGTTTATAGTTTCGGAGTTTTGACTATGGAAGTTATCATGGGAGCACATCCTGGTGACTTGATCTCCACACTACCATCTTCATCTCTTGAAATGCGGCTTCTGGTAAAAGATGTCTTGGATCAAAGGCCTTTACCTCCATCAGCAGACGTTCAAGACAAACTGGAATCAGTGATGGAGATAGCTTTTATGTGCTTAGCTGAAAATCCACATTCTAGACCAACCATGTACGCTATTTCTCAGTTGTTAGCCCGCTGAACCATTTCTTCCCATGGGTCATTGCATTGAATTGCAGACCAGAAACGTATGATGTTTGTCAGCTGTTACTCTGAAGTTTGAATATTTTATTGCTGTGTCATTCAAGATATGCAAGTAGATTTGTAAGAATAGTATTCCCAGGTTTTTATGTATCATATTCCCGTTTAAAGTGATTTCCAAGCAAATAGACACCGTAATGTAACTTCTTTTCAAGAAATAAGAAgtcattttacaacttttatcttcttcttttttaatagaAGAGGaaatacataaattaaacaaACACAGTTTTTGGTGACATAACACTAATAGCATCAGCACCAAGTTGATCAAAAAACGCTATTAAAGGAGAATAATACAAAATACTTTATaattgtagaagcccaaatttgctgGGCCCATTGtccaaatgaaataaaatacaaCAAACCCAAAATTCAATCCCAATAAACCAAATCCCATAGCCCAAATACCACCAGCCCAATACTCAACTAGCccaacataataaaaaaaaagagaaacagaCAACAAGAAACCTTGGCTAGCACACCCCACTTTCCTCTGACACTAGCACCATTTTTGGTCACCACCATGTCGGCTACCATGCCCCATGCTTCTGCCAACACCATCCCCGCATGCCTGGCACCTCCATACCTTGCAAGCAGCAATGAAGAGATAGAAACTAATAGAAAATGAAAGTGTAAGGGCTATAAAAGCCATGGAAACTAGTGTAAAAAGGGGGGGAttttaaaagattgaaaaagagacaaacacaaaaatccctCCGAACTTCGAATACAAaggaaaaaatcaataaaaaagtttgcatttttttttctttttctctcttctttcgaattttttttctttgtttttttcccttctttctatatacatatacatatatatattattaaaaaaaataaaaaagttaccTTTTGAACTTCCGGCCACCATGTGCGGTGGCCGGCGACGGTGGCGGCGCGACCAACGGCGGTGGCCCAGTGACCGGGATTTCACCAGAGAAGAAAAGGCTTGAGAGGATTTTAAGGGAGGGGAAGAGTGCATGGaagcttttttttgtttttttttggattGGGGGTTGAAaatgaaacacaaaaaaaaaaatctttgtttttaaaTAATGGTGTTGAAACGGCACTATGTTGTTTGGTGGGTGGGGTCTGTGCACTTTCCCTAAAAGGGAAATTTATGTGTTTAGTCCTCCTCCCTCGCAAACTCATTCAATTAACCCTcattttctat
The sequence above is drawn from the Gossypium hirsutum isolate 1008001.06 chromosome A05, Gossypium_hirsutum_v2.1, whole genome shotgun sequence genome and encodes:
- the LOC107957748 gene encoding MDIS1-interacting receptor like kinase 2; the encoded protein is MMKRVAWLASLLLLVVTLHACLSHAHSNSTAESLALLDWKANLQSLTNRSVLPSWTISPRNAEASPCSWFGVHCKGDSVYRINLTTYGIKGTLHGFPFSSLPNLEELDLSMNGLFGTIPPQINQLSNLTYLDLSYNQLSGKIPPQIGQLIHLRTLHLVQNLLNSSIPEEIGQLKSLEELALQNNYLNGSIPSSLVNLANLAYLYMLNNSLSGNIPSEIGSLSSLQELYIDNNQLTGSIPPTFGSLKHLRLLYLSTNSLSGSIPSEFGHMESLNELALFKNNLSGFIPRSLGNLTDLTILQLYENKLFGPIPEELGNLKLLVFLEVSQNQLNGSIPSSFANLSNLETLFLRDNQLSGPIPQEIGNFMKMWMLELDGNQFTGQLPQNICRGGTLEYFIANDNHFRGPIPKDLKNCSSLKRVRLERNRLTVNISEDFGVYPSLEFISLSDNDFYGEISPQWALCNNLSSLQIARNNITGRIPPELGNSAQLRALDLSSNHLVGEIPKELTKLTSLTRLILSGNQLSGGIPMEVGSFSQLEYLDLSANRLSQSIPETIGDMLKLYYLNLSSNNFSLGIPPQIGKLVQVNELDLSHNVLSGEIPTQIQSLQSLSTLNLSYNNLSGSITIFNELRGLVHVNIEHNELQGPIPDIPAFQNAPIQALEGNKGLCGNVSGLKPCKLSKNGHHKLLYAIMFPLLGAAILLIVILALYFSFKSRGKHADEESESSLISASLFAISSFDGKLLYSEIISATNNFDSSCCIGKGGYGNVYRVELSSGDIVAVKKVHPLRADEVRAAKEFQNEVMACIEIRHRNIVKFYGFCWSAEQSFLVYKYLEKGSLATNLSNEEAGKELDWEKRVNIIKGVAHALSYLHNDCSPPIVHRDLSSNNVLLDAEFEAHVSDFGTAKLLNPDSSNWTNLAGTYGYVAPELAYTMKVSEKCDVYSFGVLTMEVIMGAHPGDLISTLPSSSLEMRLLVKDVLDQRPLPPSADVQDKLESVMEIAFMCLAENPHSRPTMYAISQLLAR
- the LOC107957750 gene encoding sugar transport protein 5 isoform X1, translating into MAVGGFGGVDGPVSSFNGKITASVVITCIVAASSGLIFGYDIGISGGVTTMQPFLQKFFPSVLRKAAEAKTNIYCVYDSQVLTSFTSSLYIAGLAASLVASRLTAAIGRRNTMVLGGLTFLAGAAINGGAANVAMLIFGRILLGFGVGFTNQATPVYLSEVAPPRWRGAFNTGFQFFIGIGVVAANCINYGTAKRSWGWRLSLGLAVVPAAIMTIGALLISDTPSSLIERGKVEQARHSLRKVRGKDCDVEAELAELKKASDVANEAKREPFVTIFQRQYRPHLVMSIAIPFFQQLTGINIIAFYAPVLFQSVGFGNDSALIAAIILGLVNLASILVSTGVVDRFGRRFLFLEGGIQMFVCQVGVAVLLAVTTGVSGTKEISKGYAILVLVLMCIYAAGFGWSWGPLSWLIPSEIFPIKIRSTGQSISVAVNFATTFVLSQTFLTMLCHFKYGTFLFYAAWIASMTIFVALFLPETKGIPLDSMNSVWEKHWYWRRFVSG
- the LOC107957750 gene encoding sugar transport protein 5 isoform X2, whose amino-acid sequence is MAVGGFGGVDGPVSSFNGKITASVVITCIVAASSGLIFGYDIGISGGVTTMQPFLQKFFPSVLRKAAEAKTNIYCVYDSQVLTSFTSSLYIAGLAASLVASRLTAAIGRRNTMVLGGLTFLAGAAINGGAANVAMLIFGRILLGFGVGFTNQATPVYLSEVAPPRWRGAFNTGFQFFIGIGVVAANCINYGTAKRSWGWRLSLGLAVVPAAIMTIGALLISDTPSSLIERGKVEQARHSLRKVRGKDCDVEAELAELKKASDVANEAKREPFVTIFQRQYRPHLVMSIAIPFFQQLTGINIIAFYAPVLFQSVGFGNDSALIAAIILGLVNLASILVSTGVVDRFGRRFLFLEGGIQMFVCQVCFCSCYFPTRRSYTHCQGRTKGSKGLGPQGRGGSSASSYNRGFRHKGNQQRLRHTGTGSNVHLRSWVWLVLGSSQLAHSK